The DNA window GTCAGCGTGTGGGAGCGCTACACCGGCCCCTACACCGACGAGATGAAGCCGTTCGTCGAGCAGATGATGAACAAGCGGGTGTGCGTGCGCGTCGTCCCCCGCCGCGCCCGCTCGTGGGACCACCGCAAGCTCGGCCTGCCGCACATGCCGGTGGGCGGTTCCACCGCACCGGCCGTGCTGGGATCGGCCGGCGAGTGACCGGTGAACGGTTTTTGTAGCCCCGATGGGATTCGAACCCACGCTACCGCCGTGAGAGGGCGGCGTCCTAGGCCGCTAGACGACGGGGCCAGAACCGATCCGAGCTGCCAGCATAGCTCACCCGGCTAAGCCCACCTAATCGCTTGCGGTGAGCAGGTTTTGCTCGCATCTTCTGCTGGCATCTTTTGCTGGGGTACCAGGACTCGAACCTAGAATGGCTGAACCAGAATCAGCTGTGTTGCCAATTACACCATACCCCACTGTCGGCCTGAAACCGCTGGTCGGAGCGATCACGGGCGGCGCAAGCCACCCCGCGGAACCGCCGTTGCCAGCTGTTGTCGGCCTTTGTGAACCGCAGTGCAGACTACCAAAGACTTCGGGCGCATTCCGCACGCCCGTCGTTCCTACCTATCCGGTGCGCGCGCCCCGCAGGCGCAGCAGGCTGCGGTCGCGGCCGAGCAGCTCCAGCGACTCGAACAGCGGCGGGCTGACCGTCGCTCCGGTGGCGGCCACCCGGATCGGGCCGAACGCCTTGCGCGGTTTGAGCCCCAGCCCCTCGATGAGCGCGCCTTTGAGCGCGTCCTCGATGTGCGTCGCCGTCCACTCCGGCACCCCGTCCAGCGCGGCCAGGGCCGCGTCCAGCACCGCGTCGGCGTCCGGGCCGAGCTCTTTGGCGGCGGCCTTGGGGTCGAGGGCGTATTCGTCGTCGTTGAAAAACTTCAGCAGCTCCCAGGCGTCGCCGAGGACCACGATGCGGGTCTGCACCAGCCGGGCCGCCGCGGCGAAACCGGCGTCGTCCAGGCCGGTGCGACGGCCGTGCGCGCCGAAGTAGTCGCGCAGCCGGGCGGTGAAGTCGTCGGGGTCGAGCATCCGGATGTGCTCGGCGTTCAGCGCGTCGGCCTTCTTCTGGTCGAAACGGGCCGGGTTGGAGTTGACGTCGACGACGTCGAACGCGGCGACCATCTCCTCGAGGCTGAACAGGTCGTGGTCGTCGGCGATCGCCCAGCCGAGCAGCGCCAGGTAGTTCAGCAGCCCCTCGGGGATGAAACCCCGCTCCCGGTGGGTGAACAGGTTCGACTCCGGGTCACGCTTGGAGAGCTTCTTGGTCCCCTCCCCCAACACGGTTGGCAGGTGCGCGAATTCCGGGGTCCGCTCGGCGACGCCGATGCGGATCAGCGCCCGATAGAGCGCGAGCTGACGGGGCGTCGAGGGCAGCAGGTCCTCCCCCCGCAGCACATGGGTGATCTTCATCAGCGCGTCGTCGCACGGGTTGACCAAGGTGTACAAGGGATCTCCGCTGGCGCGGGTCAGCGCGAAATCGGGCACGCTGCCCGCCGCGAAGGCGGTGGGCCCACGCACCAGGTCGTGCCAGCGCAGGTCCTCGTCGGGCATCCGCAGGCGCACCACGGGCTTACGGCCCTCGGCCAGGAACGCCGAGCGCTGCGCGTCGCTCAGCTGCCGGTCGAAATTGTCGTAGCCGAGCTTGGGGTTGCGGCCGGCGGCGATGTGCCGCGCCTCGACCTCCTCCGGCGTG is part of the Mycobacterium sp. HUMS_12744610 genome and encodes:
- the gltX gene encoding glutamate--tRNA ligase; the encoded protein is MTSTTNVRVRFCPSPTGTPHVGMVRTALFNWAYARHTGGTFVFRIEDTDAQRDTEESYLALLDALRWLGLDWDEGPEVGGPYGPYRQSQRKDIYRDVVARLLEAGEAYYAFSTPEEVEARHIAAGRNPKLGYDNFDRQLSDAQRSAFLAEGRKPVVRLRMPDEDLRWHDLVRGPTAFAAGSVPDFALTRASGDPLYTLVNPCDDALMKITHVLRGEDLLPSTPRQLALYRALIRIGVAERTPEFAHLPTVLGEGTKKLSKRDPESNLFTHRERGFIPEGLLNYLALLGWAIADDHDLFSLEEMVAAFDVVDVNSNPARFDQKKADALNAEHIRMLDPDDFTARLRDYFGAHGRRTGLDDAGFAAAARLVQTRIVVLGDAWELLKFFNDDEYALDPKAAAKELGPDADAVLDAALAALDGVPEWTATHIEDALKGALIEGLGLKPRKAFGPIRVAATGATVSPPLFESLELLGRDRSLLRLRGARTG